The following DNA comes from Oncorhynchus masou masou isolate Uvic2021 chromosome 21, UVic_Omas_1.1, whole genome shotgun sequence.
GGAGCTACAGTGTGAAATAAGTGTCAGTGCTCCAAAGCACCTGGACAAGTTGGAAACAAAGTCTCCTCTTCCTGTCAAAGTGGAGCTGAATACCAGTGGTACCAGTCACTTTCAGTGTAGCATTTGCTCGAAGACATTCAGCAGTTCAATTAGACGCAGGCAGCATTACATGATGCATAAAGAAGTAAGACCCTTTCAGTGTCGTGTCTGTGGCAGAACCTTCCATCTTTCAACCCATTTAAAGAGGCATCAATTCAGCCATAAGACCGTAGATGAATCTCAGAACACAAGTCAGGTGGATGATCACAGGGATGCTGTGTCGAAGACAAAACATGCATACCAGAATTCAGACAAAGGGATGACTACTCCAGAGACTAATGATTCAAAAGTATTTGAGCTTGATATTATTGTTAAACCAGAGCACTGGAACCTGAATTTCAAAGTTGATAAAGACTTTCCAGTTTCCACTCTGCAGGACTCAACTGCAACATCTTACCTGGAGACACCGGTATCTGGTCAAACCAACAGCCAATGTAAGAAGATCAGCCAGAAAACAAAGAAGCAGCCACTGAACCATCAATGTCTCGCATGCCTTAAAAGTTTCCCATCTCCATCCAAACTGCAGAGGCATATGTTGACCCATACTGGTCAGAGACCGTTTGGGTGCTCGACATGTGGGAAGAGGTTTCGCCAGCCAACACATTTAAGGATCCACTCCCGCACTCATCTGTGGTCCAGAAATGGCAAGCAAAGATATGCTCAGCGTTCTAGACCTCCATCCTGTGGAATGACAGAATACAGAGGGTATCCAGTGGGTTTCCAACTTCAGGAAAAGCTTCCTGAAAAGCTCCATTTTGATCGGAACTTTCACCTCAACTCCCCTACAGAGAGTCAGTCAGGTCAAGGCAGTGCTTTTACATGTGGACACAATGAATGCAGTAGTAAAGTGCAGTTTCAGTGTTCAACATCCTCTCTATCCAAGCTTCGGCTCCCTCTCCAAATGCCACCAGAAACAACACTGTATCAAAGTGGCCAGTTACAATTGAAAAATCAGGCAAAACCTTCAGCAGGAAAAGTTCACAATGACCCTTTCCTGAGTATAGGTCCTGAATTGGCTGTAAAAGGTGCTGATGCCACCCCTGTGGGGAATACAAGCCATACCCAACACCAGTGTTTGCTATGTTTCAAATATTTCCCATGTGCCTCTAAACTACAGAGACACAACCTTGTACACACTGGCTTGAGACCTTTCCGATGCCTGGCATGTGGAAAAACGTTCAGACAGGCCACACACCTGAAAGTCCACGAGGGAACTCACAAGTGGAGACCCTTCAGACCTGCCTCTCGACGGGGAAGCCGAATGAAAGTAAGAAGGCCGCAACAACATCCGTACTCTAAAGTCTGTGCTCAAGTTCCCGTGGCGAGTTCTATGAGAACAACGGAGCTGTTACATTTGAATGGTGTGAATGACTGGAGACCATTCCAGGACAATTTTGAGGATACTTGTAATATTCAAGCAGAGgcacaacaggacaacaacatagTCAAGACTTCTAAACAATCCATACAAAACCATTTGCAGAAGCGCAACAACTCCAGGCCTATAAACAAAGTGATCTCTGTTAAAAGAAAAGCACACCTGTGCACAATTTGCCAGAAGGGCTTTAACACTCCAAGCAAACTATCCAGACACTTTCTCATACACACTGGGATAAGACCATTCAAATGCAGTTTCTGCACTAAAACTTTCAGACAGCCTTGCCACTTGAGAAGCCATGAACAACGAACACATGAGATTAAAACATGTAGTGATGTCCAGGAAAACAGCAGGTTTGGGGACCATGAACCTCTTGCCTCTGCTCAAGGAAAGACACTGAGAGACATGCCACAGTCCTACAAAGACAGTTCTGATCACTGCTCAGTCACTGATGAGGGTTTAGAACATTCTTCACAGACAAGAGACCCAGGCTTTGTGGCAAAACAAGACATACCAGATGATAGTATGGAATCTGGGAGTAGACAAAGTGAAGACTATTGGTGCACTGAGTGTCACAGTCACTTCTTGTCCCCATCTGAGCTTGCTACTCATCTAAATGTTCATGTCCAAAGCGATGAGATTACAGGTCAGACCTCATTGCAACAGGATATGGGGCTACACATGGATGTTCAAACCAATCGAGTCATAGCAGATGCAGACAGCCATAATGTTATCCAAAATGAGAGGCTTGATCATTACTGGTGTGAAACAATTCACGCGCCATTTCAGTGTGACACATGCATCACATCTTTTGAAACGGAAAGGGATCTTCAGGTCCATAAATGTGTCTCAAGAAATCTAATTGAGTTTACTGAGTCAAGCCCATATCAGTGTGCAATTTGCTTCAAGGATTTCAAGACTCGCTCCAAACTCCAGAGACATTATGTCAcccacacaggagagaggccaTTCCAGTGTAAAGTGTGTGAGAAGACATTCACACAAGCGTCTCATCTAAAAACACACCAACGCACACACAAATAAGACATGGCCTTAACAGATACATTTATATTTTAGTCTttcagcagacacttttatccagagtgatttacaatAATGGCATACATTCTTTTATTAATGTTTTTATTTACCTATATCTAATGTGATGTATCTCTTTTCTCCGTTTAGTTTTGTATGCCCACAACACTGTTCAGAAAGATTAAAATTACAATTTGATTGATTTTAATAAAATGTGCCTTTTATTGTCATTTGTTGATTCCAGAGTTTAAAATGCAATTATTGTCATGTGAAGCCAAGGCATTTATGGTAAAAACAATTTGCGTGTTATTTATTGGTTAAGAGTGATTTTTTAATCATCTGCATAATTGccatttattttgttttatttaacctttatttaactaggcaagtcagttaagaacaaattcttatctccaatgacggcctaccaaaaggcctgcGGTGACGGACTGGGATTAAAAAGAAAAATATAggtcaaaacacacatcacgacaagagagacagcacaacactacataaagagagacctaagacaacaacagcatggtagcaacacaacatggtagcagcacaaaacagtgtacaaacattattgggcacagataacagcacaaagggcaagaaggtagaggcaacaatacatcacacaaagcagccacaacggtcagtaagtgtccatgattgattctttgaatgaagagattgagataaaactgtccagtttgaatgtttgttgcagctcgttccagtcgctagctgcagcgaactgaaaagacaagcGACCCAAGGATGTGTCTGCTttagggacctttaacagaatgtgactggcagaacgggtgttgtgtgtggaggatgagggctgcagtagatatctcagataggggggagtgaggcctaagagggttttataaattagcatcaaccagtgggtcttgcgatagTTATACAGacatgaccagtttacagaagagtatagagtgcagtaatGTGTCCTATAAGAAGCATTGGTAgtaaatctgatggccgaatggtaaaacCATACTTAGCTGTTTTGATCAAAGTTTGTGTGACATGTTTAGAACAAAACATGTCTATACTATATAAATGTCTATATCTGAGATTTTATGTTGTCTGTTGAATTATGCAAAAAGTTACTTCATAGTTCATCCTAATAGCACATGAATGATTCAGGTAACCTATCTTCATAGACTACTATGTTCTCTCATATCAGTATATAGTCTAAAACATTGTTTAGCCATAATAACAACTCTATAATGATAACCCCAGATATTATAGAAATGACCCCAAACTTGATCGATTTTCCATGTGGGTGCGCCCAAAGATTTTGGAATATACTGACTGAATATACTGGCACTGCTTTCTGTGTAGGAACTGTTATGTTACATCCCTTGTTTCACTAGGAATCTAAACATAGCGCACCGGAAATGTGTCGCAAATAAATCGTTTTGCTTGTGTACATGCGTAGCGGGAATCACACAGATGTTTTGAAATACCAAGGTTAGTTTCTACAATTATTTGACTTTATATATAAACAAGCAATGTTTTATTAGCAACCAATTTTTGCCAACATATCCAGCTATTTGAATATAACGGGTACTAGCTAGCTAGTGTAATCTACTACTACTCTGTAACGttattagctaacgttagcattaactagctagctagttcgCTGTACTGTAAAGTCAATTTAGCTAGCTCGTCCAGATTTAGCTAGCATATTAGTGTTTTAAATTACAAATGTCATTGGAATAAGTAGTTTTCTATGTTATCTTATAGTTACATTTTTCCTCAGGAAATTAAGATAGCGAGTTGAACTGCGACATGGAGAATCAAACCCATGCTAAGAAAGCATCTGCGCCCTCTGTGTCCCAAATCAACGCAGAATATGTCACACAGGTAACTGTATACGCAAATTATGTTTTAGTGCTTTGTGTCTTTTTAATAGCTGTCTCAATTACACTTGTGCTAAAATAACTGCCATCTCTACTTATGCTGGACTTCACATTGGTAGTTGCTGCTACTTTACTCTGTTAACATCCTTAACTGTCGGGAACTGAGTTTTTTTTACTTGTTTTTTTTACGTTAGTGATTATTTGACCGAATCACAATTTAGCGGGGGTGCGTTCAGTTCGTTTCAACGTTTGCCACGTTGCTGACGGCGTTCCACAACCCTTCCCCGTTTTTCAACTGGTCGTTCAGAACAGTACCGTTTCTGTTTGATTGAACATTGCACACTTTTTTTCGTACTGAACACATCTCTGGTTGCCATCTTTTTGAATTGGAGGGGAAGGGTTTCCGGGGAGGGGGTGTACTGTGGATTGCTGTTATAATAACACTCTTTCTTCTCTAAGTTGTCTA
Coding sequences within:
- the LOC135508055 gene encoding zinc finger protein 770-like, with the translated sequence MHQCSVCQKGFPSASKLQRHYLIHTGQKPFVCLVCGKAFRQSVHLKKHSETHTGNYCNWSPPTESLLHPISVPTNLDPSPRKSGQYLTTDTPLLPTVSFKKDGPMQRTLLEYTTATEIEPQPELIPPAENGCFISQQSTLPSGNGFTNVIVQDNTIGSDGMENGAWHTDDVHTCTVCLMCFSSSHQLQRHLPIHSHPKPFECSICGKAFRLRVHLKMHSQFHERKPTGFQTIPMLGSQQSSSRGRMRVNHECPTCSKTFCSPSKLKRHFLTHTGQKPFSCEDCGKTFRQVSHLKTHLYASHNISNFQSGRTKQKQIDARNKNKEMELQCEISVSAPKHLDKLETKSPLPVKVELNTSGTSHFQCSICSKTFSSSIRRRQHYMMHKEVRPFQCRVCGRTFHLSTHLKRHQFSHKTVDESQNTSQVDDHRDAVSKTKHAYQNSDKGMTTPETNDSKVFELDIIVKPEHWNLNFKVDKDFPVSTLQDSTATSYLETPVSGQTNSQCKKISQKTKKQPLNHQCLACLKSFPSPSKLQRHMLTHTGQRPFGCSTCGKRFRQPTHLRIHSRTHLWSRNGKQRYAQRSRPPSCGMTEYRGYPVGFQLQEKLPEKLHFDRNFHLNSPTESQSGQGSAFTCGHNECSSKVQFQCSTSSLSKLRLPLQMPPETTLYQSGQLQLKNQAKPSAGKVHNDPFLSIGPELAVKGADATPVGNTSHTQHQCLLCFKYFPCASKLQRHNLVHTGLRPFRCLACGKTFRQATHLKVHEGTHKWRPFRPASRRGSRMKVRRPQQHPYSKVCAQVPVASSMRTTELLHLNGVNDWRPFQDNFEDTCNIQAEAQQDNNIVKTSKQSIQNHLQKRNNSRPINKVISVKRKAHLCTICQKGFNTPSKLSRHFLIHTGIRPFKCSFCTKTFRQPCHLRSHEQRTHEIKTCSDVQENSRFGDHEPLASAQGKTLRDMPQSYKDSSDHCSVTDEGLEHSSQTRDPGFVAKQDIPDDSMESGSRQSEDYWCTECHSHFLSPSELATHLNVHVQSDEITGQTSLQQDMGLHMDVQTNRVIADADSHNVIQNERLDHYWCETIHAPFQCDTCITSFETERDLQVHKCVSRNLIEFTESSPYQCAICFKDFKTRSKLQRHYVTHTGERPFQCKVCEKTFTQASHLKTHQRTHK